The Microbulbifer sp. TB1203 nucleotide sequence CAGCCAACCTGACCCTGGGCTGGGAAAACGACGACCTCTCCGTGCGCTTCATCGCCAACTACACCGGCGAAATCTTGAAGCGTATCGGCAGCTGTACCGAGGCGGATATGGCTGCAGACGCCGCGTCCGGCCTGCCGACCGAATGTCAGGCCTGGGCGGATGTATACCAGGATGAGTCGGTGACATTCGATATCAAAGCCACCTACCGCGTGATGGATGGCATGCGGGTTTACCTGGATGCCATCAACCTCACCGACAGCGTTGACCAGTACTACTTCACCGGCAACCAGTACTCCGGCGGCCGCATGCTGTTCGACGTGGAGCAATACGGCCCCGGCTACCAGTTGGGCCTGACAATGGACTTCTAGCATCTATGCCCCATGCCCCGCCTTCGCGGGGCTTTTTTGCGTTATGGAGCAAAGTAAAGGGGGCGAATAAGGGATAGGGTGGATACAAATCGGCAGGATAGCCGATTTGGACGCCGAAGGCGTCTGCGAAGCAGGTGAGCGCCAAGGATGGCGCGAATCAACCGAAAGGCGTCCACTGAAAGGGATCGGGTCATGGAGATGGTGGATGCCCTTCGCTTATCCACGCTACAAAAATATTTTGAATTTGCATCATCAGAGGAATCGTCAATGAAGTTGTTTCCCACACCACTGGCCCTGGCCGCATCCCTGCTACTCGCCGCCTGCGGCGGTGGCGGCGGCTCCTCCGACACCATCCCGCCGGCCAATGGCTCCAGTTCATCCTCGTCGAGTTCATCCTCCTCGAGTTCATCCTCGTCGAGTTCATCCTCCTCTTCGGGAGGCTCGTCGTCCAGCAGCAGTTCAAGCTCGTCCGGCGGCAACACCGGCTCCGCCAATATCAGTGAGGAATGCCGCACGCTGGCCACCAACCCCAACGTCAACTGGCGGGATTCCGCGGAGCTGGATACGGACCAGGAAATCGTAGAGTGCCTGTCCCAAACCCTGGGCCGCGCCGTGGGCTACGGTGAAAACGCCCTGGGCGGCTACGACCCGAATGGCAGCAGCAAACTGGTAGTTATCAAGAAAAACCAGGCTACGTCCGTCGAACAGCAGATCTACGATGCGGTCAGCAGCAGCGCTCACAACTGGATAGTGTTCGACAAGCTTGACTTCGCCGAGGAAACGGAAGTCTCCATGCATCGGGTTTACTGCAACCGCTCTTCTGTGCAATCGGCGATCGAAGGCACAGAAGCCCAGTGTATCGACTACCACCAGTGGTGCGCCGACAAAGGCGTGGCTGAAGCCAACTGCGTGGCGGAGTTCTTCAACAACCGCCTCAATGTCAGCGGCCTGCCCATTGGCAATGCGGATGTGGGCTCCAACACCACTCTGGACGGCCGGCAAAGCAACGCCTATTTCCGTTTCAACGGTTTTGAGGTGGACGGCGCCCAGAGCGTGATTCTCACAAGCCTTGACTTCCGCGGTGCCGGCCACGTCGAGGATCATGCACTGGACCCGGACATGATCCGCAATGACGGGGCGCAGGATGTCTGGATTCACAGAAACAGCTTCGACCTCACTGGCGACTCCGCCTTCGACGTGAAAAACGCTGCGCACAATATCACCATGTCCTTCAACCGGCTGATGGACGTGAAGCGGGCCAGTTTGCACGGCTCGAGTGATACAGAGACGGGCATAGAAAATATCCGCACCACCATGCACCACAATGCCTTCGTCACCCGCGACGCCAAGTTCGAAGAATTCTCCGGCACCGCACGCCGGGTGCCGCTGATCCGCGGCGGCCGCACCCATGCGTTCAACAACCTTTTTATGAACTACCGCAAGGACGTGTTCAGCGCGCGGGTCGGCGCCCAGGTACTTTGGGAAAACAACGCCCTAATAGTGAACGAGGTACACGGCGTGTCCCCCGGCATCCTGCGTAACGATCTGGCGCGCGACAATTACTCTGACGACGATACAAGCAACCAGAGCAACTTCCGCGCCGAGGGCACCTTTGTGTGGCTCTCCGATAGCGCCTGCAACCTGAATGAGGCCAGCTCTATCGAAATCACCAATGCCTGGGGTACCGTAGAAGCTACCGGCTATTCAGTCGATTCAGTGAAAACCGAAGCCGGCCAGGACTTAGTGGACTACGTCAGCGCCACTGCGGGCAAATACGGCGAAACGCCCTTCAACTCGCCGCTGTCCAACGACATGAACTACGTTCTGGGCCTTGGCAAGGTTTCCTGCCAGTAGATGAGGCTACACTCCAATCCGCTCCCCTCTCCCGCTTGTGGGGGAGGGGGCTGCCCTGGACACCGATCGCGGCCAACGGCCGCTCCTACAAAATACACATGAACAAGGCGACAAAATGAAAAAAATACTTTGCGCTTTCTCCCTACTTCTCCCCCTGCTCGCCCAGGCCGAAACCGTCTTTATGGCCGGCGATTCCACCATGGCGTTCAAACCGGTCAAGGACCTCCCGGAAAACGGTTGGGGTATGCCCTTCTCGCTGTTTTTCAATGAAAGTATCAAAGTGGAAAACCGCGCGATGAACGGCCGCAGCACCCGCACTTTTATTGAGGAGGGGCGCTGGGAGAGCATCGAAAAATCCCTTCAGCCCGGCGATTTCGTAATTATCCAGTTCGGCCACAATGACGAGTCGGAACACAAGAAGGATCGTTACACTCCTCCGGAACAATACAAGGCCAACCTGGCTCGTTTTATCCGCGAAACCCGCGCCAAGGGCGCCACACCACTGTTGATGAGCCCAATCACCCGGCGCTATTTCAACGAAGACGGCACCATCAAACACACCCATCCCTACGCTCCCTTGAGCCGGGAAGTGGCCAAGGAAGAGAAGGTGGATTTTATCGATATGGAAGCCATTACCCGCGAACACTTCCAGCAACAGGGCGACGAGAACTCCGCCCTGCGCTTCCTGCATATACCGCCGGACACCCATCCAAACTACCCTAACGGCGTACGCGACGACACCCACCTGAATCAATTGGGCGCGCGGGAAGTTGCACAGCTGGCACTAAGGGAAATGAAAAAAATGGGCCACCCACTGGCAAAGAAATTACGCGAACCGGAAGCCAAACACCTGACGTTCAGCTATTGACCGGGACTCTGGTCTCGGAATGATTGTGCGCTGTAGGGGCTTGCTTGCAAGCGAATAACTACGGAGCTCTGGCCTGTTCGCCTGGCAGATTTTTTGCTCCTGCAAAATCTGCATTTCCGCCGTCCGTGGCGGTCACAACAGGCTCCTACAAAGTGCCCCCGGGACCGCGGAGCTCCAGCTCCGCAAGCGGGCCGCGGGCCCGCCCCACGGACTCAGATAAAACTCGGCAGGCAACACCATGCGATATCTGATTTTTTTCATTACGGTATTCTTCTTCTGCAACGGTAGCATCGCCCAACCCAACTACCACGCGGTAGTGGACCCACTCTCCTCAAGCACAAAGAACACCTACCGCACCATCCGCGCCGCTCTCGAAGCCGCACCCACCGCGGCAGAAAAGCCCCACATAATCTATATCCGCAACGGCCACTACCACGAAAAACTCACCGTGGACAAACCCAACATCACCCTGCTGGGTGAGAACCGGGACAACACGGTAATCAGCCACGACACCTACGCCGGCCAGAAAATGCCCGGCTCCGAGGAAACCTGGGGCACCTTCCGCTCCGCCACCCTCTCCGTGTATGCGCCCGGTTTCCGCGCGGAAGACCTCACCATAGAAAATAGCTTCGACTTCCTGGCCAACGACGCCCTGGCCCCGGATGCCACGGAAAAAGTACGCGGCACCCAGGCGGTGGCCCTGACCCTGGCACAAAACAGCGACCGTGCCGCCTTCCGCAACGTGCGCCTCTCCGGCTACCAGGACACCCTCTACGCCAACAGCGGCCGCAGTTATTTTCTCGACAGCGAAATTCTTGGCAATGTGGATTTTATTTTCGGCGCCGGCACTGTGCTGTTTGAAAACAGCGATATCATCAACCGCCCGCGCGCCAGGCAGATGACCACGACTGGCTATGTCACCGCACCCAGCACCAATATCGGCAACCCCTATGGATTAGTATTCCTCAACTGCCGCCTGCTGAAGGAAGCCGACGTACCGGCTGACTCTGTGCCCCTGGGCCGCCCCTGGCACCCCACCACCACCTTCGCCGACGGCCGCTATGCGGACCCGGATGCAATAGGTGCAAGCGTATTTATCAACACCTATATGGACGACCATATCGCCCGCGACGGCTGGGCATCGATGGGCGGCACCAGCCGTGACGGCGGCAAGCGCACCGTGTTCGAGCCGGAAGGCGCGCGCTTTTACGAATACCAAAGCCGCGGCCCGGGCGCCGCCGTCAATGCCAAACGGCGACAGCTCAGCGATGAGCAAGCGGTAGAATACACCCGGGAAAAAATCCTCGGCGACTGGTTGCGGCCCTTCAAAGCAACCCCGGCTGAATAACAATGACCGCCTGCCATGAAACGATTACTTCAATTCATCGCCCTGGCCTGCAACCTGTTGGTTGCCGTGGCCCAAGTCGACGCCGCTACCCCGAACAAGGCCGCAGGCCCGGAGGATAAAAGCCTCACGCTTTGGTACGAAAAACCCGCGGAAAACTGGTCCCAGGCCCTGCCGGTTGGCAACGGCCGCCTGGGAGCGATGATCTACGGCGGTGTGGTTCGTGAGGAGCTGCAGCTCAACGAGGACACTGTGTGGGCCGGAGGGCCCAACAACAATGTCAATGAGGACTCAGCCCCTTATGTCGGCAAGGTAATCGAGGCCCTTTTCCAAGGCGAATATCGGAAAGCGCAGCGACTGACAAACCAGCACCTGCACTCAAAAACCAACAACGGCATGCCCTACCAGACGGTGGGCAGCCTGCTGATGGACTTTCCCGGCCACGGGGAATACCGGAATTACCGCCGGGAGCTGGATATTGCCAACGCCCTGGCAAAGACGTCATACCGCCTGGGCGATGTCACCTTCACCCGGGAGATTTTTTCCTCGTTTACCGACCAGGTGATCGCCGTGCGAATAAGCGCGGACAAACCGGCACAGATCGACCTGGACCTGCACTTCGCCAGCCCCCAACAGCACAAGACCACCGCAGCCGACGGGCGTCTGCTTATCCGGGGCCGCGCCGGAGACCGCGAGGGCCAGCGGGGGGAAATCCGCTTTGCCACCATCGTTCATCCCCAAATCAACGGCGGAAGGGTGGAAACAAAAGATGACTCCCTGAGGATACGCGCCGCCGACTCGGTGACGCTTTTCATCGCCACCGAGACCAATTTCAACAACTACCGGG carries:
- a CDS encoding pectate lyase, which translates into the protein MKLFPTPLALAASLLLAACGGGGGSSDTIPPANGSSSSSSSSSSSSSSSSSSSSSSGGSSSSSSSSSSGGNTGSANISEECRTLATNPNVNWRDSAELDTDQEIVECLSQTLGRAVGYGENALGGYDPNGSSKLVVIKKNQATSVEQQIYDAVSSSAHNWIVFDKLDFAEETEVSMHRVYCNRSSVQSAIEGTEAQCIDYHQWCADKGVAEANCVAEFFNNRLNVSGLPIGNADVGSNTTLDGRQSNAYFRFNGFEVDGAQSVILTSLDFRGAGHVEDHALDPDMIRNDGAQDVWIHRNSFDLTGDSAFDVKNAAHNITMSFNRLMDVKRASLHGSSDTETGIENIRTTMHHNAFVTRDAKFEEFSGTARRVPLIRGGRTHAFNNLFMNYRKDVFSARVGAQVLWENNALIVNEVHGVSPGILRNDLARDNYSDDDTSNQSNFRAEGTFVWLSDSACNLNEASSIEITNAWGTVEATGYSVDSVKTEAGQDLVDYVSATAGKYGETPFNSPLSNDMNYVLGLGKVSCQ
- a CDS encoding rhamnogalacturonan acetylesterase, translating into MKKILCAFSLLLPLLAQAETVFMAGDSTMAFKPVKDLPENGWGMPFSLFFNESIKVENRAMNGRSTRTFIEEGRWESIEKSLQPGDFVIIQFGHNDESEHKKDRYTPPEQYKANLARFIRETRAKGATPLLMSPITRRYFNEDGTIKHTHPYAPLSREVAKEEKVDFIDMEAITREHFQQQGDENSALRFLHIPPDTHPNYPNGVRDDTHLNQLGAREVAQLALREMKKMGHPLAKKLREPEAKHLTFSY
- a CDS encoding pectinesterase family protein — protein: MRYLIFFITVFFFCNGSIAQPNYHAVVDPLSSSTKNTYRTIRAALEAAPTAAEKPHIIYIRNGHYHEKLTVDKPNITLLGENRDNTVISHDTYAGQKMPGSEETWGTFRSATLSVYAPGFRAEDLTIENSFDFLANDALAPDATEKVRGTQAVALTLAQNSDRAAFRNVRLSGYQDTLYANSGRSYFLDSEILGNVDFIFGAGTVLFENSDIINRPRARQMTTTGYVTAPSTNIGNPYGLVFLNCRLLKEADVPADSVPLGRPWHPTTTFADGRYADPDAIGASVFINTYMDDHIARDGWASMGGTSRDGGKRTVFEPEGARFYEYQSRGPGAAVNAKRRQLSDEQAVEYTREKILGDWLRPFKATPAE